The proteins below are encoded in one region of Silene latifolia isolate original U9 population chromosome 2, ASM4854445v1, whole genome shotgun sequence:
- the LOC141641994 gene encoding cystathionine beta-lyase, chloroplastic isoform X1: protein MKMAASLSLKPSFPSLSSDFTSNGFSSGIYPTRVGFNSPIFADKKRAVEVNCLGEKGKGMDVKAAALVDTVADCFNELENTEPSVSTLLMNFESNIDPFGAMSTPLYQTATFKQPSALEMGPYDYTRSGNPTRDVLERLLAQLDKADRALCFTSGMAALAAVAHLVGTGQEIVAGDDIYGGSDRLLSRVLPKTGVVVKRVDATNLEEVAAAISPWTKLVWLESPTNPRQMICDIRKISEMAHAHGALVLVDNSIMSPVLSRPLELGADIVMHSATKFISGHSDLMAGVLAVKGESLAKELYFLQNAEGSGLAPFDCWLCLRGIKTMVLRVEKQQDNAQKIAEFLSSHPRVKRVNYAGLPDHPGRSLHYSQAKGAGSVLSFVTGSIPLSKHVVETTKYFSITVSFGSVKSLISMPCFMSHASIPTADREARGLTEDLVRISVGIEDVNDLIADLDRALSTGPV from the exons ATGAAAATGGCAGCTTCTCTATCTCTCAAACCTTCCTTTCCTTCTCTCTCTTCTGACTTTACCTCAAAT GGTTTTTCATCTGGGATTTATCCCACTAGAGTAGGCTTCAATTCCCCAATTTTTGCTGATAAGAAAAGGGCAGTTGAGGTGAATTGTTTAGGTGAGAAAGGTAAAGGAATGGATGTAAAAGCTGCTGCATTGGTGGATACTGTTGCTGATTGTTTTAATG AATTGGAGAATACAGAGCCAAGTGTTTCGACATTGTTGATGAATTTTGAAAGCAACATTGATCCTTTTGGTGCAATGAGTACACCTCTTTATCAGACAGCCACATTTAAGCAG CCATCAGCACTAGAAATGGGTCCTTATGATTATACAAGGAGCGGTAATCCTACACGTGATGTTCTGGAAAG GCTCCTGGCACAACTAGATAAGGCTGACCGAGCATTATGCTTTACTAGTGGAATGGCGGCACTTGCTGCTGTTGCTCATCTGGTCGGCACTG GCCAAGAAATTGTTGCTGGAGATGATATCTATGGCGGATCTGATCGATTATTGTCACGCGTTCTCCCAAAGACAGGAGTTGTTGTGAA ACGTGTGGACGCTACTAACTTGGAAGAAGTTGCAGCTGCTATTAGTCCTTGGACAAAGCTTGTTTGGCTAGAGAGTCCTACCAATCCTCGACAAATGATCTGTGATATTCGT AAAATTTCGGAGATGGCTCATGCTCATGGTGCTCTTGTATTAGTGGACAACAGTATTATGTCTCCAGTTTTATCGCGACCACTAGAACTTGGTGCAG ATATTGTGATGCATTCTGCTACTAAATTTATATCTGGGCATAGTGATCTGATGGCTGGTGTTCTCGCTGTGAAAGGAGAAAG TTTGGCAAAAGAACTGTATTTCCTACAAAATGCTGAAGGCTCTGGGTTGGCACCTTTTGACTGTTGGCTTTGTTTACGTGGTATCAAGACTATGGTTCTCCGAGTTGAAAAGCAACAG GATAATGCCCAGAAAATTGCTGAATTTCTCTCCTCACATCCACGAGTTAAGAGGGTTAACTATGCTGGACTTCCTGACCATCCTGGACGATCGTTGCATTATTCTCAG GCAAAAGGTGCAGGATCTGTGCTTAGTTTTGTGACAGGTTCCATCCCACTTTCAAAACATGTTGTGGAGACAACCAAATATTTCAGCATAACCGTCAGTTTTG GGAGCGTGAAGTCACTAATAAGTATGCCATGCTTCATGTCTCATGCTTCTATACCGACTGCAGACAGGGAGGCCAGAGGTTTGACTGAAGATTTGGTTCGCATTTCTGTAGGCATTGAGGATGTAAATGATTTAATTGCTGATTTGGATCGTGCTCTTAGCACAGGCCCTGTATAA
- the LOC141641994 gene encoding cystathionine beta-lyase, chloroplastic isoform X2: MKMAASLSLKPSFPSLSSDFTSNGFSSGIYPTRVGFNSPIFADKKRAVEVNCLGEKELENTEPSVSTLLMNFESNIDPFGAMSTPLYQTATFKQPSALEMGPYDYTRSGNPTRDVLERLLAQLDKADRALCFTSGMAALAAVAHLVGTGQEIVAGDDIYGGSDRLLSRVLPKTGVVVKRVDATNLEEVAAAISPWTKLVWLESPTNPRQMICDIRKISEMAHAHGALVLVDNSIMSPVLSRPLELGADIVMHSATKFISGHSDLMAGVLAVKGESLAKELYFLQNAEGSGLAPFDCWLCLRGIKTMVLRVEKQQDNAQKIAEFLSSHPRVKRVNYAGLPDHPGRSLHYSQAKGAGSVLSFVTGSIPLSKHVVETTKYFSITVSFGSVKSLISMPCFMSHASIPTADREARGLTEDLVRISVGIEDVNDLIADLDRALSTGPV, translated from the exons ATGAAAATGGCAGCTTCTCTATCTCTCAAACCTTCCTTTCCTTCTCTCTCTTCTGACTTTACCTCAAAT GGTTTTTCATCTGGGATTTATCCCACTAGAGTAGGCTTCAATTCCCCAATTTTTGCTGATAAGAAAAGGGCAGTTGAGGTGAATTGTTTAGGTGAGAAAG AATTGGAGAATACAGAGCCAAGTGTTTCGACATTGTTGATGAATTTTGAAAGCAACATTGATCCTTTTGGTGCAATGAGTACACCTCTTTATCAGACAGCCACATTTAAGCAG CCATCAGCACTAGAAATGGGTCCTTATGATTATACAAGGAGCGGTAATCCTACACGTGATGTTCTGGAAAG GCTCCTGGCACAACTAGATAAGGCTGACCGAGCATTATGCTTTACTAGTGGAATGGCGGCACTTGCTGCTGTTGCTCATCTGGTCGGCACTG GCCAAGAAATTGTTGCTGGAGATGATATCTATGGCGGATCTGATCGATTATTGTCACGCGTTCTCCCAAAGACAGGAGTTGTTGTGAA ACGTGTGGACGCTACTAACTTGGAAGAAGTTGCAGCTGCTATTAGTCCTTGGACAAAGCTTGTTTGGCTAGAGAGTCCTACCAATCCTCGACAAATGATCTGTGATATTCGT AAAATTTCGGAGATGGCTCATGCTCATGGTGCTCTTGTATTAGTGGACAACAGTATTATGTCTCCAGTTTTATCGCGACCACTAGAACTTGGTGCAG ATATTGTGATGCATTCTGCTACTAAATTTATATCTGGGCATAGTGATCTGATGGCTGGTGTTCTCGCTGTGAAAGGAGAAAG TTTGGCAAAAGAACTGTATTTCCTACAAAATGCTGAAGGCTCTGGGTTGGCACCTTTTGACTGTTGGCTTTGTTTACGTGGTATCAAGACTATGGTTCTCCGAGTTGAAAAGCAACAG GATAATGCCCAGAAAATTGCTGAATTTCTCTCCTCACATCCACGAGTTAAGAGGGTTAACTATGCTGGACTTCCTGACCATCCTGGACGATCGTTGCATTATTCTCAG GCAAAAGGTGCAGGATCTGTGCTTAGTTTTGTGACAGGTTCCATCCCACTTTCAAAACATGTTGTGGAGACAACCAAATATTTCAGCATAACCGTCAGTTTTG GGAGCGTGAAGTCACTAATAAGTATGCCATGCTTCATGTCTCATGCTTCTATACCGACTGCAGACAGGGAGGCCAGAGGTTTGACTGAAGATTTGGTTCGCATTTCTGTAGGCATTGAGGATGTAAATGATTTAATTGCTGATTTGGATCGTGCTCTTAGCACAGGCCCTGTATAA
- the LOC141641995 gene encoding uncharacterized protein LOC141641995 isoform X2, with protein sequence MSEGEVRHLSGEHLQVVQNLIERCIQLHMSKIEAVSVLSRNANVVPAITELVWQRLEEENREFFQFYYIRLALKEQINRFNELLKEQAKLMERIQSTGVSPVTVSNGSRMPQFQQSAGRYPIDQTGASLQPENLQPAIPPSLPTSFSNGVSSLQTHSAYDMSSQSRRIDFLPDTLHGQSSNSMRLMQGLNGGIIKSESGHPSDSRIIFDADTNIGEPQGLLDDASVASFSGMESSSQPMHDTLLDINGSCSSFGQLQIPKNFSFPELSAFPHVLDNYQNSDFIITNTDNFLDRGETQDESKGAISESYNTYEDFGSD encoded by the exons ATGTCGGAAGGAGAGGTTAGACACCTCTCTGGCGAACATCTTCAAGTG GTACAAAATCTTATAGAGCGCTGCATTCAACTGCACATGAGCAAGATAGAAGCTGTTAGTGTGCTCTCAAGAAACGCAAATGTAGTGCCTGCCATTACTGAACTCG TTTGGCAGCGGCTTGAAGAAGAAAATCGGGAATTTTTTCAGTTTTATTATATTCGATTGGCACTTAAAGAACAAATAAATCGTTTCAACGAACTGTTGAAGGAGCAGGCAAAGCTGATGGAGCGGATCCAGTCTACTGGAGTTTCTCCCGTGACAGTTTCAAATGGATCTCGCATGCCACAAT TTCAACAGAGTGCTGGCCGCTATCCTATTGATCAGACGGGTGCATCATTACAGCCAGAGAACTTACAACCTGCGATTCCTCCCAGTCTACCAACATCATTTTCTAATGGCGTTTCGTCATTGCAAACCCACTCTGCTTATGATATGTCTAGCCAGTCCCGTAGAATAGATTTTCTCCCTGACACCCTTCATGGTCAAAGTTCTAATTCCATGAGATTGATGCAAGGATTGAATGGTGGGATCATCAAATCTGAAAGTGGTCATCCTTCGGACTCACGAATTATCTTTGATGCGGATACTAACATTGGGGAACCTCAAGGCCTTCTGGATGATGCATCTGTTGCATCTTTTAGTGGCATGGAGTCAAGCTCACAACCAATGCATGATACGCTCTTGGACATCAACGgctcttgttcttcatttggaCAGTTACAAATTCCTAAGAACTTTAGTTTTCCGGAATTGTCAGCTTTTCCTC ATGTACTAGATAACTATCAAAATTCAGACTTCATAATAACAAATACGGACAACTTTCTTGATAGAGGTGAAACTCAAG ATGAAAGCAAGGGAGCAATATCAGAAAGCTATAATACTTACGAAGATTTTGGAAGTGATTAA
- the LOC141641995 gene encoding uncharacterized protein LOC141641995 isoform X3, with protein sequence MCRVDTILVQNLIERCIQLHMSKIEAVSVLSRNANVVPAITELVWQRLEEENREFFQFYYIRLALKEQINRFNELLKEQAKLMERIQSTGVSPVTVSNGSRMPQFQQSAGRYPIDQTGASLQPENLQPAIPPSLPTSFSNGVSSLQTHSAYDMSSQSRRIDFLPDTLHGQSSNSMRLMQGLNGGIIKSESGHPSDSRIIFDADTNIGEPQGLLDDASVASFSGMESSSQPMHDTLLDINGSCSSFGQLQIPKNFSFPELSAFPHVLDNYQNSDFIITNTDNFLDRGETQDESKGAISESYNTYEDFGSD encoded by the exons ATGTGCAGGGTAGATACCATTCTG GTACAAAATCTTATAGAGCGCTGCATTCAACTGCACATGAGCAAGATAGAAGCTGTTAGTGTGCTCTCAAGAAACGCAAATGTAGTGCCTGCCATTACTGAACTCG TTTGGCAGCGGCTTGAAGAAGAAAATCGGGAATTTTTTCAGTTTTATTATATTCGATTGGCACTTAAAGAACAAATAAATCGTTTCAACGAACTGTTGAAGGAGCAGGCAAAGCTGATGGAGCGGATCCAGTCTACTGGAGTTTCTCCCGTGACAGTTTCAAATGGATCTCGCATGCCACAAT TTCAACAGAGTGCTGGCCGCTATCCTATTGATCAGACGGGTGCATCATTACAGCCAGAGAACTTACAACCTGCGATTCCTCCCAGTCTACCAACATCATTTTCTAATGGCGTTTCGTCATTGCAAACCCACTCTGCTTATGATATGTCTAGCCAGTCCCGTAGAATAGATTTTCTCCCTGACACCCTTCATGGTCAAAGTTCTAATTCCATGAGATTGATGCAAGGATTGAATGGTGGGATCATCAAATCTGAAAGTGGTCATCCTTCGGACTCACGAATTATCTTTGATGCGGATACTAACATTGGGGAACCTCAAGGCCTTCTGGATGATGCATCTGTTGCATCTTTTAGTGGCATGGAGTCAAGCTCACAACCAATGCATGATACGCTCTTGGACATCAACGgctcttgttcttcatttggaCAGTTACAAATTCCTAAGAACTTTAGTTTTCCGGAATTGTCAGCTTTTCCTC ATGTACTAGATAACTATCAAAATTCAGACTTCATAATAACAAATACGGACAACTTTCTTGATAGAGGTGAAACTCAAG ATGAAAGCAAGGGAGCAATATCAGAAAGCTATAATACTTACGAAGATTTTGGAAGTGATTAA
- the LOC141641995 gene encoding uncharacterized protein LOC141641995 isoform X1, translating into MAGGHRSWGSAEKVKGMMDLMRVEKESKLEVQNLIERCIQLHMSKIEAVSVLSRNANVVPAITELVWQRLEEENREFFQFYYIRLALKEQINRFNELLKEQAKLMERIQSTGVSPVTVSNGSRMPQFQQSAGRYPIDQTGASLQPENLQPAIPPSLPTSFSNGVSSLQTHSAYDMSSQSRRIDFLPDTLHGQSSNSMRLMQGLNGGIIKSESGHPSDSRIIFDADTNIGEPQGLLDDASVASFSGMESSSQPMHDTLLDINGSCSSFGQLQIPKNFSFPELSAFPHVLDNYQNSDFIITNTDNFLDRGETQDESKGAISESYNTYEDFGSD; encoded by the exons ATGGCTGGTGGCCATAGGAGTTGGGGAAGTGCTGAGAAAGTAAAGGGGATGATGGATCTGATGAGGGTGGAAAAGGAGAGTAAATTGGAG GTACAAAATCTTATAGAGCGCTGCATTCAACTGCACATGAGCAAGATAGAAGCTGTTAGTGTGCTCTCAAGAAACGCAAATGTAGTGCCTGCCATTACTGAACTCG TTTGGCAGCGGCTTGAAGAAGAAAATCGGGAATTTTTTCAGTTTTATTATATTCGATTGGCACTTAAAGAACAAATAAATCGTTTCAACGAACTGTTGAAGGAGCAGGCAAAGCTGATGGAGCGGATCCAGTCTACTGGAGTTTCTCCCGTGACAGTTTCAAATGGATCTCGCATGCCACAAT TTCAACAGAGTGCTGGCCGCTATCCTATTGATCAGACGGGTGCATCATTACAGCCAGAGAACTTACAACCTGCGATTCCTCCCAGTCTACCAACATCATTTTCTAATGGCGTTTCGTCATTGCAAACCCACTCTGCTTATGATATGTCTAGCCAGTCCCGTAGAATAGATTTTCTCCCTGACACCCTTCATGGTCAAAGTTCTAATTCCATGAGATTGATGCAAGGATTGAATGGTGGGATCATCAAATCTGAAAGTGGTCATCCTTCGGACTCACGAATTATCTTTGATGCGGATACTAACATTGGGGAACCTCAAGGCCTTCTGGATGATGCATCTGTTGCATCTTTTAGTGGCATGGAGTCAAGCTCACAACCAATGCATGATACGCTCTTGGACATCAACGgctcttgttcttcatttggaCAGTTACAAATTCCTAAGAACTTTAGTTTTCCGGAATTGTCAGCTTTTCCTC ATGTACTAGATAACTATCAAAATTCAGACTTCATAATAACAAATACGGACAACTTTCTTGATAGAGGTGAAACTCAAG ATGAAAGCAAGGGAGCAATATCAGAAAGCTATAATACTTACGAAGATTTTGGAAGTGATTAA